One Triticum dicoccoides isolate Atlit2015 ecotype Zavitan chromosome 4B, WEW_v2.0, whole genome shotgun sequence genomic window carries:
- the LOC119294620 gene encoding uncharacterized protein LOC119294620, with amino-acid sequence MPPGLPRRRPHLVRPHVPPHHTQRRFPMSCFLIGEVKVDCSGGAVDCGGYAVKERGDPNAVHVRKQRRNAHSSTSVVIFKMPRRRPAEASALFVCPSSRRPKRFFFPFPDLSPSQKLFPRRRYQEERSRSGYEEDARVGHAIGRRPLLQLVVAEEHVHEIVNEPIHKGVAASASIWLIVPCAGDPWPLPAAASAGCRWHCTSKTRAWRDTWRHGVVARPCHASATSDAADRSRRGHHS; translated from the exons ATGCCGCCCGGCCTCCCTCGCCGGCGCCCCCACCTAGTGCGGCCTCATGTGCCCCCACATCACACCCAGCGCCGCTTTCCCATGTCGTGTTTCCTGATTGGAGAGGTCAAGGTGGATTGTAGCGGCGGTGCGGTCGATTGTGGCGGCTATGCGGTGAAGGAGAGGGGAGATCCAAATGCGGTCCATgtaaggaagcagaggaggaacgcGCATTCTTCAACCTCTGTTGTCATCTTCAAGATGCCACGCCGGCGGCCGGCCGAAGCATCTGCTTTGTTCGTGTGTCCTTCCTCCAGGCGGCCAAAGaggttcttcttccccttcccggaTCTGTCTCCGTCGCAGAAGCTCTTCCCACGGAGGCGATACCAGGAGGAGAGGAGCCGTTCTGGATATGAGGAGGACGCACGTGTCGGCCATGCCATTGGGCGGAG ACCACTCCTGCAGCTTGTCGTCGCAGAAGAGCACGTCCACGAGATTGTCAATGAACCCATCCACAAAGGAGTTGCAGCGAGTGCCAGCATCTGGCTTATCGTGCCATGTGCTGGAGACCCATGGCCTCTCCCCGCAGCTGCTTCTGCAGGCTGCCGCTGGCACTGTACGAGTAAGACCAGAGCATGGAGAGACACGTGGCGGCATGGGGTTGTAGCACGACCTTGTCACGCCTCGGCTACTTCTGATGCCGCTGATCGCTCTCGCCGCGGCCACCACAGTTGA